A region of the Clostridium estertheticum subsp. estertheticum genome:
ACGTCAAAAGCATCTACATTACAATTAAAATCACTTGAACTTACTTGATAAAGATGATTTTCAAAGCCTGTTGCTTTATTATGTATATGGGTTAATTCATCAATTTCTTTGACCAAGGCGCGAGTCCTATTCAGGCGGTTCTTAACTACTTCAACTTCTTTTATTGTTACATTAAAGACATCCATAAATTTTTTTATTTCATGTTCTACATCCTCTAACTTGTGACTATGAGGGAAGGAAAATGGATAAACTTTTATTCCTCGTAGTTCTAGTACTTCAATTAGAGCTTTTGTGTTAGAACAATCGCCCTCAACAACTCCAACAATTTCTTTTATGTCATTTTGTAAACAGGCTCCATAAATACCCTTTATCCAGGTACATAAACTCCTAGGGAAGCCATCTCTTTCAGCAATGTCTATATATTTCAAATAGTCATCTGAGGTTATAAAAATATTGTTTAAATCGACAGGTGTATAACCTGCTGCAATTAGAATTTCTACTGGAACGGTAGTTGTT
Encoded here:
- a CDS encoding 2-hydroxyacyl-CoA dehydratase family protein, translating into MKKIGLTTTVPVEILIAAGYTPVDLNNIFITSDDYLKYIDIAERDGFPRSLCTWIKGIYGACLQNDIKEIVGVVEGDCSNTKALIEVLELRGIKVYPFSFPHSHKLEDVEHEIKKFMDVFNVTIKEVEVVKNRLNRTRALVKEIDELTHIHNKATGFENHLYQVSSSDFNCNVDAFDVDLEKIIYEIKNRKPVIRKLRLGYIGVPPMTPDIYSFVENHNASFVYNEVQREFAFPRANNAMDIYHQYYDYTYPYDTNFRIIEIQKQIDNRKLDGIIHYTQAFCYRAVADIVLKEKLNIPILNIEGDKLNVLDARTKLRLEAFLDMLLDLKESK